CTGGACACGACAACCCCTGACCACGTCATAAGCCGTTTGGCTTTGGCGCGCCGCCGATTTTACACATTGGCGGCCCTAATCCCCAGAGACTTAAGTCAGATTTTTAATCGGGAAGCACCACTGAGGTTCATGGCGTCGTCGGCCCTAGTGCGGTGAGAATGAAGCAGTACTCGAAAGAGCATTCAATGCTGGAAGTTGATTAGTGTGCAGTCAACAAGTTGAGGAGCTATTACCATTTGAGGTGGACGAAGTGGAGGAACACTTGACAGCCCCGAACAGAAAGCCACTGGCGCGAGATTTTCGTGTGGTGATGACCAGTCGGATATTCCTCCCCGAACCTGCCGCAGCATCCTTCCGGCTGGGGGCGGTGTACGAAGCCCTCGTCGAAGAAGGCGCTGAAGTGACTGTTCTGACAACCGAGCCGGCTCTGACTCCTGAGATGGTCTTGACCGCGGAGTCGCCTCAGATCAAACGCTGGCCTGTACTGAGGGATAAGACAGGCTATGTGCGAGGCTATCTGCCCTACATGTCATTCGACATCCCACTGTTTTTCCGGTTGCTTGCAGAGCGTAGACCCGATGTGATCTTGGTGGAGCCGCCTCCGACAACCGGCGCAGTCACCCGTGTCGTTGCTGCGCTGAAACGAGTTCCATATGTTTGGTACGCCGCTGACATCTGGTCGGATGCTACTGAAATCACCGGAGCTCCAAAACCAGTTGTAAGCATGCTTCGTTTTATTGAGAAGTTTTCGATTCGTGGAGCGGCTGGAATTATCGCTGTCAGTGACGGGGTCGGCAAGCGCGTGGCGGAGCTGGGGGGAAAGAACATTCGCGTCATCCCAAATGGGATTGACACGGATGTTTACACGACTCGTGTGGAGCCACTTGAGGCTGGTGAGTTAGCAGAGTCGGGAATCGTCTCCCCCTACCTGATCTATGCAGGTACAGCCTCGGAGTGGCAGGGGGCCAGCATCTTTGCAGAGGCAATGCGAAGCATCGCTTCCGCAGAAACTAAGCTACAAGTGGTATTTGTGGGTCAGGGAACCGAATGGGACTCGATTCAGAAGATCTCTGCCGAACTCCAGGCAACATACGGTAGAGACGTGATCATTCAGGTTCCACCTGTCTCACCATTGCGAGTAGCTGAACTCCTTGCGGGTGCTGAGGGTGCTCTGGTTTCAATCGTGCCTGGGCAAGGATATGACTTTGCGTACCCGACGAAGGTTCTCGCGGCGCTTGCTTCCGGTAAGCCAGTCGTATTTGCAGGAACAGGGCCTGCGGCATCCGACATTGAGTCGCTTGGCCTTGGCATCGTGACCGACTATGACCCGATCAAGGTAGCGGACGCAATGACTCGACTTGCGCCTCGTTCGGCGATGCTGTTTAGTCCTGAACGCCTTCGTTCCTGGGTGATCGATAACAAGTCGATGCGGGCAATGGGCACGCGAGCCGCCGACTTCATCCTTTCAACTGCGAAATGCGGCGCATCACCGCAGGTAGGGAGATTCGTCAAGTGATCATCGCGGTTGTTACGCCCTGGTATCCATCCCAGGCACGTCCTGTCTCCGGGTTGTTCGTAAAGCGCGAGGTTGACGCCTTGGATGGAATCGGCGAAGAGGTACGAGTCATTCACCTCGATCGCGACTTGCCTGATGGCGCCCAAGCACGGCAGACCGTGGGCGGAGTCAAGGTGCTCAGAATAGGTATGAATCCGGCGAACCCGTTCTCCGTCATGAAGGCCGTCGCGCCTCTGCGTGCGGCTGTTGTCGGTGTCGATGTCGTCAACACGCACGCCATCTCCGCACTTCCCGTTGCAGCAGCAGCGCGTTTTCCGGTGCCTTGGGTGCACACAGAACACTGGTCTGCGCTTAGCTCTCCCGAGTCTGCATCGGCGCTCTTGAGAACTGTCCGGCCAGGGTTTGCGGCTCTCTTGCGTCTTCCGGACGTGGTCGTTGCAGAGAGTGAACGACTGGCAGCTCCGATCCGGCAGTTTAGAGGTAACAGAACAGTGGAGCTGATCCCCTGTATCGTTCCAGCGCCGAACCAACTTGTCCCGAGGCGAAATGAAGGAGGCGATCCGACTGGGTCAGTGCCCATTAGGCTTGTTTCAACCGGTGGTGTTATCCCGCGAAAAAACCCTTTGCTCGCCGTCCACACTCTGGCTGAGCTTCGAGACCGTGGTGTAGATGCCTCACTCCGCTGGATCGGGGAAGACGAACAAAAGAGTGAGGCTATTCGGCTCGCAAGTGACCTCGGTGTCGATGCGAAATTCCTTGGCGCACTGAGTCCCCAGCAGGTACAAGAAGAGTTGGCTAGTGCCGATATCTTCTTTGCTCCCACCCAGGGGGAGAACTTCTTTGTTGCAGCCGCAGAAGCGCTCGTGAGTGGCAGGCCCATCTGTGCTAGCGACCAAGGGGGCCACACCGAATACG
This genomic stretch from Schaalia sp. JY-X169 harbors:
- a CDS encoding glycosyltransferase family 4 protein, giving the protein MEEHLTAPNRKPLARDFRVVMTSRIFLPEPAAASFRLGAVYEALVEEGAEVTVLTTEPALTPEMVLTAESPQIKRWPVLRDKTGYVRGYLPYMSFDIPLFFRLLAERRPDVILVEPPPTTGAVTRVVAALKRVPYVWYAADIWSDATEITGAPKPVVSMLRFIEKFSIRGAAGIIAVSDGVGKRVAELGGKNIRVIPNGIDTDVYTTRVEPLEAGELAESGIVSPYLIYAGTASEWQGASIFAEAMRSIASAETKLQVVFVGQGTEWDSIQKISAELQATYGRDVIIQVPPVSPLRVAELLAGAEGALVSIVPGQGYDFAYPTKVLAALASGKPVVFAGTGPAASDIESLGLGIVTDYDPIKVADAMTRLAPRSAMLFSPERLRSWVIDNKSMRAMGTRAADFILSTAKCGASPQVGRFVK
- a CDS encoding glycosyltransferase family 4 protein translates to MIIAVVTPWYPSQARPVSGLFVKREVDALDGIGEEVRVIHLDRDLPDGAQARQTVGGVKVLRIGMNPANPFSVMKAVAPLRAAVVGVDVVNTHAISALPVAAAARFPVPWVHTEHWSALSSPESASALLRTVRPGFAALLRLPDVVVAESERLAAPIRQFRGNRTVELIPCIVPAPNQLVPRRNEGGDPTGSVPIRLVSTGGVIPRKNPLLAVHTLAELRDRGVDASLRWIGEDEQKSEAIRLASDLGVDAKFLGALSPQQVQEELASADIFFAPTQGENFFVAAAEALVSGRPICASDQGGHTEYADPAFSEIVSEQTPGAYAEAIIRLRDKTRGVTAAEIAATVERRFTAETVARAYVGLYGG